In the genome of Crassaminicella thermophila, the window TCCTGGTATTACCCCAGGCAGTGGTCCTGGACATGTTGGTTTGTTTGGATATGACCCTATGAATCTAACTATTGGAAGAGGGGTTTTAGAAGCAGTAGGTATTGGATTTCAATTAAAATCTTATGATGTAGCTGCTAGATGTAATTTTGCCACAATGAATGAAAATGGTATTATTACAGATCGTAGAGCAGGAAGAATTCCTACTGAACTGACTATAGAATTGTGTAATACATTAAAATCAATAAAAGAAATTGATGGTGTTGAAATTATTATAAAACCTGGTAAAGGTCATAGATTTGTAACTGTATTTAGAAGTAAAGATAAAGAAATCGGTTCATATATAAATGATACAGATCCTTTAACAGAAGGAAAAGCTCCACTTCCTGCTCACGGAAAAAATCCACCATCTCAATTTCTTGCAAATGTTATAAATAAGTTTATAAAAGAAGGTTATGCTTTAATCAAAGACAAGCATCCCGCAAATGCTTTTCTGATGCGCGGTATTGCTTCAAAACCAAAACTTCCTACTATGCGAGAAAAATATCTACTAGAATCTGCAGCCATTGCAACATATCCTATGTATAGAGGCATAGCATCTTTACTTGGCATGACACTACTGCCTGCACCTGATTCTATAGAAGGTTTATTTGAAACCTATGTAAGCAATAAACAAAAGTACGATTTTTTCTTTATTCATGTAAAAGGAACAGATCAAGCTGGTGAAGATGGTGATTTTGAATCTAAGGTAAGCTGTATTGAAAAAGTTGACAAAGCACTACCAATCATTCTAGAAAATAAGCCTGATGTCTTAGCTATAACAGGAGATCATTCTTCTCCATGTGCAATGCGTTCTCATAGCTGGCATCCAATTCCATTATTAATTCACGGTCAATTTTCTGGAAGAGATGATGTAAAGTTCTTTAATGAAAATGCCTGCAACAATGGAGGTCTAGGCTTCTTTGAAAGCAAATATTTAATGGGTTTACTACTAGCAAATGCCAAAAGATTGGATAAATTTGGTGCTTAATTAAAAATTATCTTTTTATATATGCTATAATAATGTACGTAGGTTAAAGGAAGGAGGAAAAATATGGAGATAAAAAATGCATTAAAAATGATGATAGAAAAACCAAGTGTCTCAGGCTTCGAAGCATCTATGTCTAATATAATTGCATCTTTCTTTAAAGATAACTGCAATGATATAAAACGAGATAAACTAGGAAACCTTATCGTTTATAAAAAAGGTACTTCAAAAACCCCTATCAAGATAATGTTGGCTGCTCACATGGATGAGATCGGACTTATGGTAAAAGATATTGATAAAAATGGTTTTGTAAAATTTACCAATATAGGCGGTGTTGATCAAAGGACCCTTCTTGCACAAGAAGTCATAATCCATGGAAAAAAAGATGTATTTGGTGTTATTGCTACAAAAGCACCCCATCTACAAACTCCTGAAGAAAGAAAAAATGCTATAAAAATAGAAGATATGCTTATAGATATAGGTCTTTCAAAGGGAGAAGCTGAAAAAATAATAACAATTGGTGACCCTATCACA includes:
- a CDS encoding 2,3-bisphosphoglycerate-independent phosphoglycerate mutase, which encodes MNYEQIIKSTIKSNNSKIILLVLDGVGDIRSPKFKDKTPLEYAHTPNLDKLAKESVVGRLHPVLPGITPGSGPGHVGLFGYDPMNLTIGRGVLEAVGIGFQLKSYDVAARCNFATMNENGIITDRRAGRIPTELTIELCNTLKSIKEIDGVEIIIKPGKGHRFVTVFRSKDKEIGSYINDTDPLTEGKAPLPAHGKNPPSQFLANVINKFIKEGYALIKDKHPANAFLMRGIASKPKLPTMREKYLLESAAIATYPMYRGIASLLGMTLLPAPDSIEGLFETYVSNKQKYDFFFIHVKGTDQAGEDGDFESKVSCIEKVDKALPIILENKPDVLAITGDHSSPCAMRSHSWHPIPLLIHGQFSGRDDVKFFNENACNNGGLGFFESKYLMGLLLANAKRLDKFGA